In Ovis canadensis isolate MfBH-ARS-UI-01 breed Bighorn chromosome 3, ARS-UI_OviCan_v2, whole genome shotgun sequence, one DNA window encodes the following:
- the LOC138436453 gene encoding ubiquitin carboxyl-terminal hydrolase 17-like protein 6, which produces METLVGLVCRDPGAASEHGGGACPAPFNVLAGGQDGRASAAGADALRGPSVPEGPSPAVGRPQRGDLAPGSAGLAPGQKVALSWRGPWGVGAGLQNLGNTCYVNAALQCLSHTPPLASWLVSRQHATLCPAGGSCTLCAMRAHVTRALLHAGEVIRPRKDLLAGFHRHQQEDAHEFLMFTLSGMQQGCLSASQPSGHASEDTGVVRQIFGGTWRSRIQCLHCLGVSDTFDPYLDISLDITAAQSVEQALRELVKPEKLEAENAYDCGVCLRKVPATKTLTLHSTSQVLVLVLKRFTQLSGAKRAQEVRYPQCLDVQPYTSERKAGPLGYVLYAVLVHSGWSCERGHYFCYVRAGNGQWYKMDDAKVTACDETAALSQSAYVLFYAWEGAWEGGAGGGAAAPLGADPTDPGQPAGDASGRAPGSQESPGDTEAEGMSLEQWRRLQEHNRPKPALELRKIQAALPAGAVVIHWSRHGGGRNRLPPAREHHRLDRPSTDTPLPGPADAGHGPCASGRARATKGRNKKPRPSLGLWR; this is translated from the coding sequence ATGGAAACCCTCGTGGGCCTTGTTTGCAGAGACCCGGGGGCTGCTTCTGAGCACGGGGGAGGTGCGTGTCCGGCTCCCTTCAACGTCTTAGCCGGAGGGCAAGATGGTCGGGCCAGCGCCGCTGGTGCGGATGCCCTTCGGGGACCCTCTGTCCCTGAGGGGCCGTCGCCGGCAGTCGGGCGCCCCCAGCGGGGTGACTTGGCTCCCGGGTCAGCGGGGCTGGCGCCTGGCCAGAAAGTCGCCCTGAGTTGGAGGGGGCCGTGGGGGGTGGGCGCTGGGCTTCAGAATCTGGGGAACACCTGCTACGTGAATGCGGCGCTGCAGTGTCTGAGCCACACGCCGCCCCTGGCCAGCTGGCTGGTGTCCCGGCAGCACGCCACCCTCTGTCCGGCCGGCGGCTCCTGCACGCTCTGTGCCATGCGAGCTCACGTGACCCGAGCCCTCCTTCACGCGGGAGAGGTGATCCGGCCCCGCAAGGACCTGCTGGCGGGCTTCCACAGACACCAGCAGGAAGACGCCCACGAGTTTCTGATGTTCACTCTGAGTGGCATGCAGCAAGGGTGCCTGAGTGCATCCCAGCCGTCGGGCCACGCCTCCGAGGACACCGGCGTCGTCCGTCAGATCTTCGGCGGGACGTGGAGGTCTCGGATCCAGTGTCTCCACTGCCTCGGTGTCTCGGACACGTTCGACCCTTACCTGGACATCAGCCTGGATATCACGGCGGCTCAGAGTgtggagcaagctctgagagagctGGTGAAGCCCGAGAAGCTGGAGGCGGAAAATGCCTATGACTGTGGCGTTTGTCTCCGGAAGGTGCCTGCCACCAAGACGTTGACTTTGCACAGCACCTCCCAGGTCCTGGTGCTGGTGCTGAAGCGGTTCACACAGCTGAGCGGGGCCAAAAGGGCTCAGGAGGTGCGCTATCCCCAGTGCCTGGACGTGCAGCCCTACACGTCTGAGCGGAAGGCAGGGCCACTGGGCTACGTGCTCTATGCCGTGCTGGTGCACTCCGGGTGGAGCTGTGAGCGAGGACACTACTTTTGTTACGTCCGAGCGGGCAACGGCCAATGGTATAAGATGGACGACGCCAAGGTGACCGCCTGTGACGAGACTGCTGCCCTGAGCCAGAGCGCCTACGTCCTGTTCTACGCCTGGGAGGGTGCGTGGGAAGGGggcgctgggggaggggcagcggcCCCCCTCGGGGCTGACCCCACAGACCCCGGGCAGCCTGCAGGAGACGCCAGCGGCAGAGCTCCTGGGTCGCAGGAGTCCCCGGGGGACACAGAGGCCGAAGGGATGAGCTTAGAGCAGTGGAGACGCCTGCAAGAACACAACCGACCGAAGCCGGCCTTGGAGCTGCGCAAgatccaggctgccctgcctgccGGTGCAGTCGTGATTCACTGGTCCAGACACGGAGGAGGGAGGAACCGCCTGCCGCCCGCACGGGAGCACCACCGGCTCGACCGGCCCAGCACGGACACCCCGCTCCCGGGGCCGGCGGACGCCGGCCACGGCCCTTGTGCCAGCGGGAGGGCCAGAGCGACCAAGGGGAGGAACAAGAAGCCGCGGCCATCTCTGGGGCTGTGGCGGTAG